A DNA window from Bradyrhizobium sp. CCBAU 53421 contains the following coding sequences:
- a CDS encoding NAD(P)-dependent alcohol dehydrogenase has protein sequence MRAQVLRAYDEKLSNDRWVVEENVPDPRLTKSTDVIVRIGGAGVCRTDLHIIEGVWKPHMDPSGDKLLPIIMGHENAGWIEEVGKEVEGLKKGDPVIVHPKITGGTCLACRRGFDMHGPGTFPGLDCNGGYAEFLCTSERNIVPLPRTLAPKEVAPYADAGLTAYRAVKKATRHLLPGEFCVVIGAGGLGHIAIQCLKAMCAADIVVVDKSDASLKLAEKSGADHLVKADGDEVAAVLALTAGNGAEAVIDFVGEKGTTSKGLAMTRSMGSYYVVGYGEDIRIPTVDMVITEKNIIGNLVGTWAELTELMALADRGLVELATAEYRLADANKALHDLNAGKIHGRAVLIP, from the coding sequence ATGAGAGCCCAAGTATTGAGAGCGTATGACGAGAAGCTGTCCAACGACCGCTGGGTCGTCGAAGAAAACGTACCTGATCCCAGGCTGACGAAGTCAACTGACGTTATCGTCCGAATCGGCGGTGCGGGCGTATGCAGAACTGATCTGCATATCATCGAAGGAGTCTGGAAGCCGCACATGGATCCGTCCGGCGACAAGCTTCTTCCGATCATCATGGGACACGAAAATGCCGGCTGGATCGAGGAGGTCGGCAAGGAAGTCGAGGGACTGAAAAAGGGAGATCCCGTCATCGTTCATCCGAAGATCACGGGAGGGACGTGTCTGGCCTGTCGGCGCGGCTTCGACATGCATGGTCCCGGCACATTTCCTGGTCTGGATTGCAACGGCGGTTATGCAGAATTCCTCTGCACGTCGGAACGGAATATCGTGCCTCTGCCGCGGACGCTTGCACCCAAGGAGGTGGCGCCTTACGCGGATGCGGGCCTCACGGCCTACCGCGCGGTCAAAAAGGCCACGCGCCATCTTTTGCCGGGCGAATTCTGCGTCGTTATCGGCGCGGGCGGATTAGGCCACATCGCGATCCAGTGCCTCAAAGCAATGTGCGCCGCCGATATTGTTGTGGTCGACAAGTCCGACGCGTCGCTGAAGTTGGCCGAAAAGTCAGGCGCGGACCACCTGGTGAAGGCCGACGGCGACGAAGTGGCTGCCGTTCTGGCTCTGACTGCCGGAAACGGCGCGGAAGCGGTCATCGATTTCGTAGGCGAGAAGGGCACGACGTCCAAGGGGCTGGCGATGACCCGTTCGATGGGCAGCTACTACGTTGTCGGCTACGGTGAGGACATCCGCATCCCGACCGTCGACATGGTGATTACCGAGAAGAACATCATCGGCAATCTCGTCGGCACTTGGGCCGAGTTGACGGAGTTGATGGCGCTCGCAGACCGCGGTCTGGTTGAACTGGCGACCGCCGAGTACCGTCTCGCGGACGCAAACAAGGCCTTGCATGATCTCAATGCCGGCAAGATTCATGGACGTGCGGTTTTGATTCCCTGA
- a CDS encoding formate dehydrogenase subunit gamma: MASLAKYVRLALGAWALALMITASEPSTAQQVNPTASAVKEQQLLQELDRIQGRVSIPDQRSGVLEQPAGREWREFRNVTLRWVGGIAILGMLVTLVAFYLTRGMVRLQDGRSGRTIVRFGAFERFVHWMTATCFIILAISGLNITFGRPLLLPLIGHEAFSEWSQWAKYAHNYLSFPFTVGVVLIFLMWLGGNIPNKADVEWIKRGGGIVGHDHPPAYRFNAGQKAVYWIVVIGGGAVAITGYELMFPFYLSGIEGMQIAQVVHSIVAVLFVAVMLAHIYIGTIGMQGAFEAMGSGTVDVNWAKEHHSLWLEDEEARAAANDGRSKPAATAAE; this comes from the coding sequence ATGGCGTCTCTTGCAAAGTACGTCCGTCTCGCCCTCGGCGCATGGGCGCTCGCTTTGATGATCACTGCATCGGAGCCGTCCACGGCCCAGCAGGTCAACCCGACTGCCAGCGCGGTGAAGGAGCAACAGCTTCTGCAGGAGCTCGACCGGATCCAGGGACGCGTCAGCATTCCGGATCAGCGGTCAGGCGTGCTGGAGCAGCCGGCGGGTCGCGAGTGGCGGGAATTCCGCAACGTCACCCTGCGCTGGGTCGGCGGAATTGCCATCCTCGGCATGCTCGTGACGCTCGTCGCCTTCTATCTCACCCGCGGCATGGTTCGGCTCCAGGACGGGAGGTCGGGACGCACGATCGTGCGCTTTGGCGCCTTCGAGCGCTTCGTGCACTGGATGACGGCGACCTGCTTCATCATCCTGGCAATCTCCGGACTGAACATCACCTTCGGCCGTCCGCTGCTGTTGCCGCTGATCGGCCACGAAGCATTCTCCGAATGGTCGCAATGGGCGAAATACGCGCATAACTATCTGAGCTTCCCGTTTACCGTCGGAGTGGTGTTGATCTTCCTGATGTGGCTTGGCGGCAATATCCCGAACAAGGCCGATGTGGAGTGGATCAAGCGTGGCGGCGGCATCGTGGGTCACGATCATCCGCCGGCCTATCGCTTCAACGCCGGCCAGAAGGCGGTCTACTGGATCGTCGTCATCGGCGGCGGCGCGGTTGCGATCACCGGATATGAGCTGATGTTCCCGTTCTACCTGTCCGGCATCGAAGGAATGCAAATCGCCCAGGTCGTCCACTCGATCGTGGCGGTGCTGTTCGTCGCGGTGATGCTGGCCCACATCTACATCGGCACCATCGGCATGCAAGGCGCCTTCGAGGCGATGGGCAGCGGCACCGTGGACGTTAATTGGGCGAAGGAGCACCACAGCCTGTGGCTGGAGGACGAGGAGGCGCGCGCCGCGGCCAATGATGGGCGCTCGAAGCCGGCCGCCACGGCAGCGGAGTAG
- the fdh3B gene encoding formate dehydrogenase FDH3 subunit beta, translating to MARMKFLCDADRCIECNACVTACKNEHEVPWGINRRRVVTINDGKPGERSISMACMHCTDAPCAAVCPVNCFYTTADGVVLHSKDLCIGCGYCFYACPFGAPQYPKIGNFGSRGKMDKCTFCAGGPEADGSKEEYEKYGANRLAEGKLPLCAEMCSTKSLLAGDGEIIAQIYKERVMKRGYGSGAWGWKTAYRETIES from the coding sequence ATGGCTCGGATGAAATTCCTCTGCGACGCCGACCGCTGCATCGAGTGCAATGCCTGCGTCACCGCCTGCAAGAACGAGCACGAGGTGCCCTGGGGCATCAACCGGCGCCGCGTCGTCACCATCAACGACGGCAAGCCCGGCGAGCGATCGATCTCCATGGCCTGCATGCACTGCACCGACGCACCCTGCGCGGCGGTCTGCCCGGTGAACTGCTTCTACACCACCGCCGATGGCGTCGTACTTCATTCCAAGGATCTGTGCATTGGCTGCGGCTACTGCTTTTACGCGTGTCCATTCGGCGCGCCGCAATACCCGAAGATCGGCAATTTCGGCTCCCGCGGAAAAATGGACAAGTGCACGTTCTGCGCCGGCGGCCCCGAGGCCGATGGCAGCAAGGAGGAGTACGAGAAGTACGGCGCCAATCGCCTCGCCGAGGGCAAATTGCCGCTCTGCGCCGAGATGTGCTCCACCAAATCGCTGCTCGCCGGCGATGGCGAGATCATTGCCCAGATCTACAAGGAACGTGTGATGAAGCGCGGCTACGGCTCAGGCGCCTGGGGCTGGAAGACCGCCTATCGCGAGACGATCGAATCCTGA
- a CDS encoding formate dehydrogenase subunit alpha: MLIRRTPRSDADRRGSVAALLSGQTGGLDRRTFLRRSGLAGGALAALSTLPIGSVRKAEAAAAGPLTSGATARKSICTHCSVGCTVTAEVLNGVWIGQEPSWDSPINRGSHCAKGASVRELVHSERRLRYPMKLVGGQWTRVSWETAINEIGDKLLEVREKSGPDSVYWLGSAKMTNEGSYLFRKLGAFWGTNNTDHQARICHSTTVTGVANTWGYGAMTNSYNDIRNAKTQMIMGGNPAEAHPVSLQHLLEGKELQKANFIVIDPRLTRTAAHATEYVRMRPGTDIPVLYGMMWHILQNGWEDKEFIRQRVYGFDDLRKEVEKWNPEEVERVTGIPGEQLKRVAKMFATEKPSTLIWAMGQTQKTVGTANVRASCILLLMTGNVGGPGMGANIFRGHDNVQGATDVGLDIVTLPFYYGLAEGAWKHWSRVWEVDYDFLKSRFDSKQIMEAPGIPLTRWFEAVTLPKDEVGQKDNVRAVFVQGHASNSITRIPESLKGLKALDLLVVADPHPTTWTSLAVEAGRKDGLYILPVATQFECKGSRVASNRSLQWGEQIVKPIFESKDDLEITYLLAKKFGFADKMFKNIKVENNLPEAEDILREMNRGSWSTGYCGQSPERLKAHMKNQAKFDMLTMRAPKDDPEVGGDYYGLPWPCWGSPEVRHPGTPLLYNTNLGVMDGGGTFRPRFGIEREEKLADGTTRKVSLLADGSYSKDSEIKDGYPEFTLASLKKLGWDKDLTEAEMATINRINPATPDAVSWSLDLSGGIQRVALMHGCVPYGNGKARMNAFGLPDPIPVHREPIYTPRVDLVAKYPTLPDAKQFRMPNIGFSVQKAAVEKGIAKQFPLILSSGRLVEYEGGGEETRTNPWLAELQQDMFIEISPADAADRGIKDGGWVWVSGAENNSRARMKALVTERVGKGVAWMPFHFGGWLAGKDLRGNYPKGTDPIVLGESANTITTYGYDPATNMQETKVTLCQIVAA; this comes from the coding sequence ATGCTGATCAGGAGAACACCGCGTTCCGATGCCGACCGACGCGGATCCGTCGCGGCCCTCCTGTCCGGGCAGACCGGCGGCCTCGACCGCCGCACCTTCCTGCGTCGGTCCGGTCTTGCCGGCGGCGCGCTTGCTGCGCTCAGCACGCTGCCTATCGGCAGCGTCCGCAAGGCGGAAGCTGCCGCCGCGGGGCCGCTCACCTCGGGAGCGACGGCGCGCAAGAGCATTTGCACGCATTGCTCGGTTGGATGCACTGTTACCGCGGAGGTGCTGAACGGCGTATGGATCGGCCAGGAGCCGAGCTGGGATTCCCCAATCAATCGCGGATCGCATTGTGCCAAGGGCGCCTCGGTGCGCGAGCTTGTGCACAGCGAGCGGCGGCTGCGCTACCCGATGAAGCTCGTGGGCGGACAGTGGACCCGGGTCTCCTGGGAGACCGCGATCAACGAGATCGGCGACAAGCTGCTGGAGGTCCGCGAGAAGTCGGGACCCGATTCCGTCTATTGGCTCGGATCGGCCAAGATGACCAACGAGGGATCCTATCTGTTCCGCAAGCTTGGCGCGTTCTGGGGCACCAACAACACCGACCATCAGGCGCGCATCTGCCATTCGACGACCGTCACCGGCGTGGCCAATACATGGGGCTACGGCGCGATGACCAACAGCTACAACGACATTCGCAATGCCAAGACCCAGATGATCATGGGCGGCAATCCGGCCGAGGCGCATCCGGTCTCGCTGCAGCATCTGCTTGAGGGCAAGGAACTTCAGAAGGCCAACTTCATCGTCATCGACCCGCGTCTGACGCGAACCGCGGCGCACGCGACCGAGTACGTCCGCATGCGGCCAGGCACCGATATTCCGGTGCTCTACGGTATGATGTGGCACATCCTGCAGAACGGCTGGGAGGATAAGGAATTCATTCGGCAGCGCGTCTATGGTTTCGACGATCTTCGCAAGGAAGTCGAAAAATGGAATCCGGAGGAGGTCGAGCGCGTGACCGGCATTCCCGGTGAACAGCTCAAGCGTGTCGCGAAGATGTTCGCGACCGAAAAGCCGTCGACGCTGATCTGGGCAATGGGTCAGACCCAGAAGACGGTCGGCACCGCCAATGTGCGGGCGAGTTGCATCCTGCTCCTGATGACCGGAAATGTCGGCGGACCGGGCATGGGCGCCAACATCTTCCGCGGCCATGACAACGTTCAGGGCGCGACCGACGTCGGGCTCGATATCGTCACGCTGCCGTTCTACTATGGGCTCGCCGAGGGCGCGTGGAAGCACTGGTCGCGCGTTTGGGAAGTCGACTATGACTTCCTGAAGTCGCGCTTCGACTCCAAGCAGATCATGGAAGCGCCCGGCATCCCGCTGACCCGCTGGTTCGAGGCGGTGACGCTGCCGAAAGACGAGGTCGGGCAGAAAGACAATGTGCGGGCGGTGTTCGTGCAGGGGCACGCCTCTAACAGCATCACCCGCATTCCGGAATCCCTGAAGGGTCTGAAGGCGCTCGACCTGCTCGTCGTCGCTGATCCGCATCCGACCACCTGGACCTCGCTCGCGGTGGAGGCCGGACGCAAGGACGGTCTCTACATTCTCCCGGTCGCCACCCAATTCGAGTGCAAGGGATCCCGTGTCGCCTCGAACCGCTCGCTGCAGTGGGGCGAGCAGATCGTGAAGCCGATCTTCGAATCCAAGGACGACCTCGAGATCACCTATCTGCTGGCAAAGAAGTTCGGCTTTGCCGACAAGATGTTCAAGAACATCAAGGTCGAGAATAATCTGCCCGAGGCCGAGGACATCCTGCGCGAAATGAATCGCGGCAGCTGGTCGACCGGCTATTGCGGGCAGTCGCCCGAGCGACTCAAGGCGCATATGAAGAACCAGGCGAAGTTCGACATGCTGACGATGCGGGCGCCGAAGGATGATCCGGAAGTCGGCGGCGATTATTACGGCCTGCCCTGGCCGTGCTGGGGCTCGCCGGAGGTCCGGCATCCGGGCACACCGCTGCTCTACAATACAAATCTCGGCGTGATGGACGGCGGCGGCACGTTCCGGCCGCGCTTTGGCATCGAACGCGAGGAGAAGTTGGCCGACGGCACGACGCGGAAGGTCAGCCTGCTCGCCGACGGTTCCTATTCGAAGGATTCGGAGATCAAGGACGGCTATCCGGAATTCACGCTGGCGAGCCTGAAGAAGCTCGGCTGGGACAAGGATTTGACGGAAGCTGAGATGGCCACGATCAACAGGATCAATCCGGCGACTCCCGACGCGGTGTCGTGGTCGCTCGACCTGTCGGGCGGCATTCAGCGCGTCGCGCTGATGCATGGCTGCGTGCCTTACGGCAACGGCAAGGCGCGCATGAACGCGTTCGGTCTGCCGGACCCCATTCCGGTTCACCGCGAGCCGATCTACACGCCGCGCGTCGATCTGGTCGCGAAATATCCGACGCTGCCGGACGCCAAGCAGTTCCGTATGCCCAACATCGGGTTCTCCGTGCAGAAGGCCGCGGTGGAGAAAGGGATCGCCAAGCAATTCCCGCTCATCCTCTCCTCGGGCCGCCTGGTCGAGTATGAGGGCGGCGGCGAAGAGACGCGAACCAATCCCTGGCTCGCCGAACTCCAGCAGGACATGTTCATCGAGATCAGCCCCGCCGATGCCGCCGATCGCGGCATCAAGGATGGCGGCTGGGTCTGGGTCAGCGGCGCTGAAAACAACTCGCGTGCCAGAATGAAGGCGCTGGTGACCGAACGGGTCGGCAAGGGCGTTGCCTGGATGCCCTTCCACTTCGGCGGCTGGCTCGCAGGCAAGGACCTTCGCGGCAATTACCCAAAGGGGACCGATCCGATCGTGCTTGGCGAAAGCGCCAATACGATCACGACCTACGGCTATGATCCTGCAACCAATATGCAGGAGACCAAGGTCACCCTTTGCCAGATCGTCGCAGCCTAG
- a CDS encoding twin-arginine translocation signal domain-containing protein: MSDEKKMTAGRRDFLRKVGIGTLGAGATLATPLIAPAHADSETEVEKRKARYRETDHVKAYYRVNRYPR, translated from the coding sequence ATGAGCGACGAGAAGAAAATGACGGCAGGCCGCCGCGACTTCCTTCGCAAGGTCGGCATCGGCACGCTCGGCGCCGGCGCCACGCTGGCAACCCCCTTGATCGCGCCGGCGCACGCGGACAGCGAGACCGAGGTTGAGAAGCGCAAGGCGCGTTACCGGGAAACCGACCACGTGAAGGCGTATTATCGCGTCAATCGCTATCCGCGCTGA
- a CDS encoding Cro/CI family transcriptional regulator, with protein sequence MRDAGLERAIDVAGGVAQLARKIGIAQPSVSNWNRVPAQRVIAVEVATGVSRKILRPDLYSELAMSDTLDPIEAGRVQEYTLLATLLSSAPSQALLEQIAQLNGDATPLGCAHAALAEAASIAVATEVDREYFDLFVGVGRSELLPYASYYLTGFLNERPLSRLRDDLAALGIERIEGNPEPEDHAATLCEIMAGLVAGRFPASLTAQRAFFEKHVSRWIGRLFADMTKAESARFYRAVGTLGSVFLEIETEAFKFAN encoded by the coding sequence GTGCGCGATGCGGGCCTTGAACGTGCCATCGATGTTGCCGGAGGCGTAGCCCAGCTAGCCCGGAAAATCGGTATTGCCCAGCCGTCGGTGTCGAACTGGAACCGGGTGCCGGCGCAACGCGTGATTGCAGTTGAAGTCGCGACAGGCGTCTCGCGAAAGATCCTTCGTCCCGATCTCTATAGCGAGCTTGCGATGTCGGACACGCTTGATCCGATCGAAGCCGGACGCGTGCAGGAATACACACTGCTTGCCACTCTGCTCTCGTCGGCGCCGTCGCAAGCCTTGCTTGAGCAGATCGCGCAGCTGAACGGCGATGCGACGCCGCTCGGGTGCGCTCACGCCGCGCTTGCGGAGGCCGCATCGATTGCAGTCGCGACCGAGGTCGATCGCGAATATTTTGATCTGTTCGTCGGCGTCGGGCGCAGCGAGCTGCTGCCCTACGCGTCCTACTATCTCACCGGGTTCCTCAACGAGCGCCCGCTGTCGCGGCTTCGTGACGATCTGGCCGCGCTCGGTATCGAGCGGATTGAGGGCAATCCAGAACCCGAGGACCATGCGGCGACGCTATGCGAGATCATGGCGGGCCTTGTGGCCGGCCGCTTTCCAGCGTCGCTCACGGCACAGCGCGCCTTCTTCGAGAAGCACGTATCCCGCTGGATCGGACGTTTGTTCGCCGACATGACGAAGGCCGAAAGCGCCAGGTTCTATCGCGCGGTCGGGACGCTCGGATCCGTATTCTTGGAGATTGAGACCGAGGCCTTCAAGTTCGCCAATTGA
- a CDS encoding DUF3306 domain-containing protein — protein sequence MSKDDFLARWSRRKQAARDGDAVPGPAEAKTPAVATSDVEEPCPAELDLSRLPSVDSIDAATDVSAFLRKGIPLELSRAALRRAWSADPAIRDFIGLAENAWDFNDPSAMPGFGPLDYSAAQVDALVRRVVGDLVQAAENATEVIGDTVEDAIQPPAAVIDNLAQPNPVRAHADRPLPDKSATAAPSPNCAAPQLQGASAETAVRRRTHGGALPR from the coding sequence ATGAGCAAAGACGACTTTCTGGCGCGTTGGTCGCGACGCAAGCAGGCGGCCAGGGACGGCGATGCTGTACCCGGACCCGCCGAGGCCAAGACGCCAGCGGTGGCCACTTCCGACGTGGAGGAGCCTTGTCCCGCCGAACTGGACTTGTCGCGCCTGCCATCCGTCGACTCGATTGATGCTGCGACCGACGTCTCGGCCTTCCTTCGCAAGGGCATTCCTCTGGAGTTGAGCCGCGCGGCGCTGCGTCGGGCCTGGAGCGCCGATCCTGCCATTCGCGATTTCATTGGGTTGGCGGAAAATGCCTGGGACTTCAACGACCCGTCGGCGATGCCCGGCTTCGGTCCGCTGGACTATTCGGCTGCGCAGGTTGATGCACTCGTCCGCCGCGTTGTCGGGGACCTCGTGCAGGCGGCCGAGAACGCGACCGAGGTGATCGGAGACACGGTCGAAGACGCCATCCAACCGCCTGCTGCTGTCATCGACAATTTGGCGCAACCAAATCCGGTGCGGGCGCACGCGGATCGCCCGTTGCCCGACAAGTCCGCAACCGCAGCACCTTCGCCAAACTGTGCTGCACCGCAACTGCAGGGCGCGAGCGCAGAGACCGCGGTTCGGCGCCGCACGCATGGCGGCGCGCTGCCTCGATAG
- a CDS encoding DUF3305 domain-containing protein: MSPVAEPLVRISVGVVVERRRADSPWIDVVWRGVAVLPDEPDMTPWTVIREQDGVTQFYAGSAPVDLYRSETDRYRDNLASGAPSIWVVLSPAEGASPYLLSAVTADPAEGEAFTGAGANLVEAVPMPEALRRAIEDFIAKHHVEKEFFKRELSRADPEALAQRRHDGGHE; the protein is encoded by the coding sequence ATGAGCCCGGTCGCCGAGCCGCTGGTTCGTATCTCCGTCGGCGTCGTGGTCGAGCGCCGCAGGGCGGATTCGCCGTGGATCGACGTCGTCTGGCGCGGCGTCGCCGTGCTGCCCGACGAGCCGGACATGACGCCGTGGACGGTGATCCGCGAGCAGGATGGCGTGACGCAGTTTTATGCCGGCAGCGCGCCGGTCGATCTCTACCGCTCGGAAACCGATCGCTACCGCGACAATCTCGCCTCCGGTGCGCCCAGCATCTGGGTCGTGTTGAGCCCTGCCGAGGGGGCCTCGCCCTACCTCCTTTCTGCGGTCACGGCGGATCCCGCCGAGGGGGAGGCGTTCACGGGGGCTGGCGCCAATCTGGTCGAAGCAGTACCGATGCCCGAGGCGCTGCGCCGGGCGATTGAAGATTTCATCGCCAAGCACCACGTCGAGAAAGAGTTCTTCAAGCGCGAGCTGAGCCGCGCCGATCCGGAGGCGTTGGCGCAGCGTCGCCACGACGGTGGCCACGAATGA
- a CDS encoding DUF6352 family protein, whose amino-acid sequence MKDFWIACGHHLLDRNASGGLVVTDEYLKAYFARPELMPPDDACAVERRLHRQLLADPRLTVGDKEVAAIGDADARENWQFVLAFRDVLLRHPTLEAAYLATVRSGSVNLPPLFMNQLVHVILRNALDRCEDPFQLRAAELFFRPQRILPHEYLLLLGDEEILGGRSPTPVLSLMSMLGATSDTQLDVLSEENADSYWQRSDQFDMALDLTGGGRGQASLADVMRRWISHLLGTDVAIEPLTEMRNTDLTWYVGLDSEATRIGDRLWQGESLDDGTAGRVLALFRLSFVDPGLIVDIAGRAPAYLILAMTSDRGVRMKPQNLLTGLPIKHLEAVT is encoded by the coding sequence ATGAAGGATTTCTGGATCGCCTGCGGCCATCATCTGCTCGATCGCAACGCGAGCGGCGGGCTCGTTGTCACGGATGAGTATCTGAAGGCCTATTTCGCGCGCCCCGAGCTGATGCCGCCGGATGACGCCTGCGCGGTCGAGCGTCGCTTGCACCGGCAATTGCTGGCCGATCCGCGCCTTACCGTCGGGGACAAGGAGGTGGCCGCGATCGGCGATGCCGATGCGCGGGAAAATTGGCAGTTCGTGCTGGCATTTCGCGACGTCCTGCTGCGTCATCCGACGCTGGAGGCCGCTTATCTCGCGACGGTTCGCTCAGGTTCGGTCAATCTGCCGCCGCTGTTCATGAACCAGCTGGTGCATGTGATCCTGCGCAATGCGCTTGATCGCTGCGAGGATCCGTTTCAGCTGCGCGCCGCCGAGCTGTTCTTTCGGCCGCAACGGATCTTGCCGCACGAGTATTTGCTGCTCCTGGGCGACGAGGAAATCCTTGGCGGGCGCAGCCCGACGCCGGTGCTCTCGCTGATGTCCATGCTGGGCGCGACCAGCGACACCCAACTCGACGTTCTCAGCGAGGAAAACGCCGACAGCTATTGGCAGCGCAGTGACCAGTTCGATATGGCGCTTGATCTGACCGGCGGAGGGCGGGGGCAGGCCTCGCTGGCCGACGTGATGCGGCGCTGGATCTCGCATCTGCTCGGGACCGATGTGGCAATCGAGCCGTTGACGGAAATGCGCAATACAGACCTCACCTGGTATGTGGGCCTGGATTCCGAGGCGACCCGCATCGGTGACCGGCTTTGGCAGGGCGAATCCCTCGACGACGGCACCGCGGGGCGCGTGCTGGCGCTGTTTCGGCTGAGCTTTGTGGATCCCGGCCTGATCGTTGACATCGCGGGGCGCGCGCCGGCCTATCTGATCCTTGCAATGACGTCCGATCGGGGCGTCCGGATGAAGCCGCAGAACTTGCTGACGGGACTGCCAATCAAGCATCTCGAGGCTGTGACATGA
- a CDS encoding DUF6505 family protein, whose amino-acid sequence MKLLRTIALDPSDTFVFDVPAEPGEWAVSGAFRFLDRDLAQLDGKDRSAFRSGFLGVQSWGWSTLVQIVPATPDDRRALVELVAQRLVERFGAPDLATALVAAEEEVAFAQSLCARPISTLIAVHRVVRDGEVRESFRSLRLREGQGHGKAFSFMEVEDDVEPEGDLDLADMSREPRR is encoded by the coding sequence GTGAAGCTCTTGCGCACCATTGCGCTCGATCCGTCCGATACGTTCGTCTTCGACGTGCCCGCGGAGCCGGGCGAATGGGCGGTGTCGGGGGCGTTCCGCTTCCTTGACCGGGATTTGGCGCAACTGGACGGTAAGGACCGTTCCGCGTTCCGCAGCGGTTTTCTCGGCGTGCAATCCTGGGGCTGGTCGACGCTGGTGCAGATCGTTCCCGCAACCCCGGACGATCGCCGCGCGCTGGTGGAGCTCGTGGCACAGCGGCTGGTCGAACGGTTCGGTGCGCCGGATCTTGCGACTGCGCTTGTGGCGGCGGAAGAGGAAGTTGCCTTTGCGCAATCGCTCTGTGCCCGTCCGATCAGCACGCTGATTGCCGTCCATCGCGTGGTGCGCGATGGCGAGGTTCGCGAGTCCTTCCGAAGCTTGCGGCTGCGCGAGGGGCAGGGGCACGGCAAGGCGTTCTCGTTCATGGAAGTGGAGGATGACGTCGAGCCCGAAGGTGATCTCGATCTTGCCGACATGAGCAGGGAGCCGCGGCGATGA
- a CDS encoding biotin/lipoate--protein ligase family protein: protein MSSHEQIRIVFGESGIRSYSPPNAVGGRGADSRRSLCSDKLLSHGKKWKLEVRLSPTVRTRSSILEPVDLPPPFRLVRLRESRDAFARAIEIAEESGAGTLTYVGRFDLAEFAVVLEPGEPLRTARRAFYAAMLALTDALRAYAPPNKQVTIDWPDAVRVDGGLVGGGRLGWPSSAQEDEPPRWLVFGAMIRTVAMTDAEAGVHPIASALDQEGFGEAGAVHITESFARHLMLTTETWQVDGFDAVAREFLGRLTDEPQISRTIADNGDLLVRRLGADGTERRDLRKCLRSSSWLDPKLGGPRR from the coding sequence GTGTCTTCGCACGAGCAGATCAGGATCGTCTTCGGCGAATCCGGCATACGCAGCTATTCACCTCCCAACGCCGTCGGGGGACGGGGAGCGGACTCGCGCCGATCCCTTTGCTCGGATAAGCTATTATCACATGGGAAGAAATGGAAGCTGGAGGTCCGTCTGTCGCCGACCGTCCGCACGCGCTCATCGATCTTGGAGCCCGTTGACCTGCCTCCGCCGTTCAGGCTGGTGAGGCTGCGCGAGAGCCGCGACGCCTTCGCCCGTGCGATCGAAATCGCGGAAGAGAGTGGGGCAGGTACGCTGACTTATGTGGGGCGATTCGATCTTGCCGAGTTCGCGGTCGTGCTCGAACCCGGCGAGCCCTTGCGCACCGCGCGCCGCGCCTTCTATGCGGCGATGCTGGCATTGACCGACGCATTGCGCGCCTACGCGCCGCCGAACAAGCAGGTCACTATAGACTGGCCGGATGCCGTTCGTGTCGACGGCGGGCTCGTCGGCGGCGGCCGGCTTGGCTGGCCATCGTCCGCGCAGGAGGATGAGCCGCCGCGCTGGTTGGTGTTCGGCGCCATGATCCGGACGGTTGCGATGACCGATGCGGAGGCGGGCGTCCATCCAATTGCTTCGGCGCTCGACCAGGAGGGTTTCGGCGAGGCCGGCGCGGTTCACATCACGGAAAGCTTCGCGCGGCACCTGATGCTCACGACCGAGACCTGGCAAGTCGATGGTTTCGACGCCGTCGCACGCGAATTCCTCGGCCGGCTGACGGACGAACCGCAGATCTCTCGCACGATCGCCGACAACGGCGATCTTCTGGTGCGCCGGCTTGGAGCAGATGGGACCGAGCGGCGCGATTTGAGGAAATGCCTGCGATCGTCCTCGTGGCTCGATCCAAAGCTCGGAGGGCCGCGCCGGTGA